CACAACTTTGAAGCCTCGCTCTGACCGCCGCAGTGCGACGCCCAAGCGTCGCGCCCTCGAGAATCCGAGCCGTGCCCTTGTGTTGGCTCGTCGCGATGCTATGTCGAAGCATGGCAAGACTGCCGGTAAGCAACCCACTAGCGCCGCCGCTGTGGCGCGACAGGCGAACCCAGATCTCACGAGCCGTGAGCTGGCTCAGCAAGTGCGTGAGCTCCGGGCGAAAGCCGGTGCCCGCAACAAGCAGAGCGCAGGTGTGACCCGTCCCTCCGGCCCTAATCGCCACGGCGCCAAGCAGGCTGCAGCAGCAGATGCCCATTGGAAGGTGGGTGAAAGCACGACCACTTCCGGCCAAACGGTCACGGGCACGCAAGCCAATCGTTCGGTGAAGACCACCGGCAACGAGGCCAGCACCTGCCGCTCCATCACCGGCACTGAATATCTAGGCGCTGAGGTGTTTCAGACGTTCTGCCAGCAGGCACCTGAGCCCACAACCCCCGCCAAAGTGCGCGTGTCCGCTACGAGCCATGGCAACCGGGTCACCGGCAACGAGGTTGGTCGCTCCGACAAGGTCACGGGTGATGAGCCCGGTACTTGCAAAAACGTAACGGGTACTGAATACATCTCTGCCAACCAGTCCGCTGCCTATTGCGGTGGTGGCCAGGTCTCCCCACGCAAGGTTGGTCACAGCCTGACTCAGCAGGGTCGCCCCGTCAGTGGCGTGATGGTTGGCCGTTCGTCAAGCGTCACCGGAGATGAAGCCGGTGCTGGCCGCAGTCTCACTGGTGATCAATACCTTGGTTCTGATCCCCTGCCCGAAGGTCGTCCTGCCCCCAAAGTCGGACTCTCGGGAACCCTCTCCGGCACGGGTGTCACCGGCACCATGGTGGGCCGGTCCTCCCAGGTGACAGGCGATGAGTTCGGCTCATGTCATCGCGTCACCGGCGATCAATACATCAGTGCGGAACAGGTGAATTCCTTCTGCGGGGCCAAGCCCGAGCCCGAAGCTGCCAAAGTCGGCTTCAGCGTCACCAATCGCAACCAGGTGGTGAGCGGAACTCGCACTGGTCGCTCGGAGCGTGTCACCGGCGACGAGCCCGGCAGTTGTCAGGCCGTGACCGGTACGCCGTATGCAGGACTCGAGCAGGCCGGTCAGCACTGCGGTACTTCTGCTGTGCAGGCCATCCGCGAGCGCACCCCCGTGCGTCCTGGCACTCCTTCCGCTGCCATGACTGGAATCCAACCCGGCGTCGGCGGTGTGATGACCGGAGATCAGCGCGGTGCTTGCGAAGCGATCACTGGTACTCCTTATATGGGGGCAGATCAGCTCGCTCAGGCCTGCGGCAAGGATGCGCCAGCTGGTACCGACACCCATGGCCAAACCCCTGAAGGTGCGGCCTGGACACGGTTCAGTGTGATGTCTCCAGCGCGTGCCGCTCAGCAGCAGCGTGATGCCCAGGGTTCTGTCACTGGTACTTCCTATGAAGAGGGCAACCGCATCACCGGCCCTTTTGATATGGCCGGTGGCAAGGTCACCGGCACAGAGCAGTTCCGTTTCGATAACCGCGAATTCCAGCGTCGTCATTTTCAGGCCACACCCCCTGTGGCTGATGCACCGGTCACCATGGATGAAGATCAACATCCTGTTTCCCGTGTGACCGGCGAAGGTTCGGCCAGAAAAGTCACCGGTGACGACTGGGATCGTGGTGAGCACGTCACCGGTACAGAGGGTGCTTCGGCCCGTCGGCGCAATCCAAGTCGTACTGGACCGATGAGTGCCATGTCTCCCTTCGAGCGCAAGCGAAATGATGCAATCGAATGGCCTGTTAGCCGCGTGACCGGTTCCAGCGGCAACACCGAGAAGGGTTCATTGATCACCGTCTCCGGCGGCGCGCGGGGCTGATGGCCTGATGGTTCGCTCCATGCCTTTTCGTGGCGGGCGACCTCAGGCGCCCACGGCTCCTACCCGGCGTCAGCTGTCCGCCCAGAACGGTCAACCGTCGACGTCCACCGGGGCTTCAATTCCATTAACCCGATCTGCCACACGATCTTCGGCGCTTCAACGCCGCCAAGCGTTGACAACTGCAGGCAAAGCGGCGGTTGTGAATTCTGGATCCGTTACCGCCGGACGTGTTCGTACCCAGCAAGATCGTCCTCGTCGGTCGAACCAACAGCCTGGATGGGTTAAGAAGTCTTCTCAGCCATCGAAGTCGACTGTCAATCTCAGCCGCTCCTCTCTCCCTTGGGCTGTTGATCTCCATCCCCTCACGGATCAACAACAAAACACTCATCTCCAGGCTTACGAAAGCGAGGTGAAAGGCCGGTTTGATCGAATCGTTCCTGTCCTTAAGCAAGTGTCGGTCTTGCAGCATGAGCCCGATTTCATTGCGCAGGCGCAACGTCTGGCTCGGGCGGAACTGGGATTCGACTTGCCGGATCACATCCTCGAACAGTCCTGGGTTCGTCCCTTGGACATGCGAGCACTGTTTGCGTGGTGCGTTTTTCAATCCCATCAAAAGTTCAGTGATCACTTCTTCCAGGAGGATCCGCTTCAAGGTGCAAACGGGGGTGCAGGTTCAGAGGCCTTTGAGGCTTTTCTTCTGGAGTGCGGATTCCATTTGCTGGATGTCACGCCTTGTGCTGACGGTCGATTGGCTCACACCATTGCCTACGCGTTGCGTATCCCTTTCAGTGCTGTTCGCCGTCGTTCCCATGCTGGCGCGATGTTTGATGTTGAAAACACGGTCAATCGCTGGGTGAAGACCGAACATCGACGGTTTCGTGAGCAGATTCCCAATGAAGCTCACGCCGCTACCCGTTATCTGAAAGTGGTGGCCTACCACTTCAGTTCAGTTGATCCTCTGCATCAAGGATGTGCAGCCCATGGAAGCGACGATTGTCTGGCGGCATCCTCCGGACTGCGTCGCTTGCTTGATTTCAAGGAGGCCGTTGAAAACAGCTTTTGTTGCGGTGCGTCTGTTGATCTGCTTTTGATCGGTCTTGATACTGATACGGATGCCATTCGTGTTCATGTTCCCGATCAGAAGGGAGATATCCGTCTTGATCAATGGCTGTGTGGCAAAGCTCTGTACGACAGCACGGTGTCTCTGACACCACAGCAGGCGCACGAAGCGGTTGAAGCTGCTGTGAGTACTCATGTTGCATCGCCTCCCGACTCTGGGATGGTGCGCTTTATTTCTCGTTTGCTGATGAATAACTTCTCCCAGCAGGACTATGTCCTTTCCCAGCATCGAGGACCTTACCCCGATGCTGGGCATGCCGAACGATTTATTGGTGTTGGTATTGGATTTAAGGAAGTACACCTCCGCAATCTCACGTATTTCGCCCATCTCGACACGGTTGAGCAGGGAGCTCCAGATCTGGATGTGGGAGTGAAAATCTTCAAGGGCCTGAATGTATCCCGCGATCTTCCGATCCCCGTTGTGGTGCGTTTCGACTACTCAGGAAAAGTTCCCGGTGCCCGTGACCGCGCGATTGCTGATTGCCATCGCATCCAGTTGGCGATCAACGATCGTTATGCCCCTTTGGTGAGTGAGGGGCTTCTTCATACGCTGCTCACCATTCGCGACCGCGACCAGCCCCATTCCGCTGTTGTCGTTGGTTCAACCCTTGATCCAGTTCAACAGGAGGCTCACTGATCATGTTGATCGTCAAGGTCATCAAGCCGCTCGTTTCCACCAACCGGATTCCTGATTTCGAGCACAAACATCTTCAGGTTGTGCAAGACGGCAGCACGAAGAAGGTTGCGGTGGATGCTGTGGGCGCCAAACCAGGCGACTGGGTGATCTGCGTCAGCAGTTCGGCCGCTCGCGAAGCGGCAGGGAGCAAGTCTTATCCCAGTGATCTCACGATTGTGGGAATCATTGACCACTGGGAACCTGACCCTCCCAAGCCTCCGGCACCACCGTCTGCGCCGGCACCACCGTCTGCAGCTGCACCAACATCAACTCCACCAGCGAATCCTTCGGGAGGCGCGAGCTCCTAATGGAGATCATGCAGGTCATGGGAACCCTGGTATGCACCTTCCGCGTGGCCGGATTGGATCACATGCACTTGCGCGTCTTGCGCAATTCCAAGGGCAAACAATTGGTGGCAGTGGATCCTGTGGGTGCCCGTGAGGGCAACTGGGTGTTCACTGCCAGTGGCTCCGCTGCCCGACATGCCTGCCCGGACAACAAGGTCCTCACTGATCTCACGATCGGCGGCATCATCGATTTCTGGAATCCGGACGGATAGGGAGTTTTCCCCTCTCTCCTCCGTTTCCGTTCCGCTTCCAAACTGTTAACTCCATGGCCACCTCTTCTTCTTCCCCTCGTCGCCGCACCACCCGCAGCAGTGCTGCAGCGAACAAGACTGTTGATGTGAAGCCTGTGGCGACTCCCGCTTCCACCTCTCCAGTTCCCGCTTCCACCTCTCCAGTTCCCGCTTCTAGCTCTCCAGCCCCGGCGGCCAGCTCCTCCCCAGCGGCATCGACTGGTTCGACAGCTGCCAGCTCAACCTCCACGCGTTCCAGCGCCAGTCGATCCACGTCGGGGACGACCCGTCGCTCCACGACCCGTCGAAGTGCAGCCACAGGTTCCGGAGGGAGAGGGAGCGTGGCAAAGCCCGCCCCGACATCCCCTGCACCTGCTGCTCAGCCCATTCAGGGGATCGCTCTGGGCATGATTGAGACCCGGGGCATGGTGCCTGCGATCGAGGCTGCTGATGCCATGACCAAGGCAGCAGAGGTTTGTCTGATTAGTCGTGAGTACGTCGGTGGCGGTTACGTGACCGTGATGGTGCGCGGAGAGACTGGCGCTGTGAATGCTGCGGTGCGTGCCGGGGCTGACGCCTGCGAGAGGGTTGGAGACGGCCTCGTTGCGGCTCACATCATCGCCAGGCCGCACCAGGAAGTGGAACCGGCCCTTATCGCGACCAATGTGCGACGACGTAGTTGATCGCGGATGCCAACTCTCGACTTTTCAGAGTAGATTCCCCGGCCAACACGCCATACGAAGACCCGGGTCTCGTTTCCTTTGACTTCAGCACTGACGCTGCCACTTCAGACCGCCTGGCTCATTCCCATCTACGGATTGGCCGGGATGATTGTGTCTCTTCCCTGGGCTTTTGGCTGGTTTCGTCGGGATGCCCATAAGCCCCCCGCCTATCTCAACATTCTTCTGACCCTGCTGGCGGTGGTGCACGGCAGCCTGGTGCTCAGAGACGTGATGCTCACCGGACCAGCGCTGATCCGAGTGCCCTGGCTCTCTGTGGCCGATCTCAACCTCGAAATCAGTTTCAGCCTCTCGCTCACAAATGTCTCCGCCCTTGAGCTGATCACTGGGTTGAGCCTTTTGTCCCAGATTTACTCCCTTGGGTACATGGACAAGGAATGGGCGCTTGCTCGGTTCTTTGCCCTATTGGGATTTTTTGAAGGGGCTATGTCAGGTGTTGTTCTGAGTGACTCACTGTTCCAGAGTTACTTCCTTCTGGAGATGCTGACCTTGTCGACCTATCTCTTGGTCGGCTTTTGGTATGCCCAGCCACTCGTTGTGACTGCAGCCCGAGATGCATTTTTGACCAAGCGGGTTGGCGATGTCTTGCTGCTGATGAGTGTTGTGGCAGTCACGGCATGGTCGGGTGTCACGAGCTTTGAAGATCTGTACAGCTGGTCTGCTCAGAAAACACTCCTCCCCCTTGCTGCAACACTTCTCGGGCTTGGATTAATTGCTGGTCCCACAGGAAAGTGTGCCCAATTTCCCATGCACCTCTGGTTGGATGAAGCGATGGAAGGACCCAATCCAGCCTCGATTCTCCGCAATTCCGTGGTGGTCACTTGCGGTGCCATCGTGTTGTTGAAAGTGATGCCTCTCCTTCAAAACGCTCCGGTCACCTTGGTCGTTCTTCAAGTGATTGGTTCGATCAGTGCGATCGGCGGTTCATTGGTGTCGATCGCCCAGGTGGATATCAAGAGGACGCTTTCCTATTCAACAACGGCATATTTGGGTTTGGTCTTCATTGCGATCTCCCTTCAGGTTCCTGTGTTGGCCTTGCTTCTTCTTTATGCTCACGCGGTGTCGAAAGCGCTCCTCTCGATGAGCGTTGGAGGAGTCATTGCTTCAACCAATTGCCAAGACATTACCGAGCTAGGTGGCTTGGCCAGTCGCATGCCGGCGACAACAGGCTCTTTCCTGATTGGTGGTGCTGGACTTGTCGGCCTGTTGCCCTTGGGTGGCTTCCTTTGCCTCGCTCAGGCAGTTGAACTGATTGGTGCTCGTGAGGCGATTTTTGTTCCTGTTTTCTTGGTGACCAACGTTCTAACGGCTCTGAATCTCACCCGTGTCTTCAGGCAGGTGTTCCTTGGTGAGTCCCTCGCGAAGACCAGGCGAGCTGCTGAGGTGAACTGGTTGATGGCACTGCCGATGGTGGCCCTCTCGGTGATCGTGCTCCTGACACCCCTTCTGCTGATTCGGCTTGAATCTCTTGATGGCTTGCTGGCTTTCCCTCTTTGGGCAGCAGCGCTTGTCGTCATCAGTGGAATGATCGGTCTCTTGATCGGTGCTTTGATTCCGCTGAATAAGGCCTGGTCTCGATCTCTCAATCCTCTGTTGCGTTGGTGTCAGGATCTGTTTGAGAACGACTTCTACACCGAACGTTTTTACAGGGTTACGATTGTGAATGTTGTGGCGAGTTTTGCGCGATTAGCGGGTTGGTTTGATCGCAATGTCGTCGATGGGGTGCTTCATGGTCTGGCTCGACTTTCTCTTCAGTCTGCGGAAGGTCTCAAGCTCAGTATTAGTGGACAGACTCAGTCTTATGTGCTCACGGTCATTGCTGCGATTGTGATCCTTCTTTCCTCACTGAGTTGGGTTTTGAACTGAGGTTGCCATGCTTACGATTCTTCTTTTAATTCCCTTCCTCGGAGCACTGATGATCAGTGTTTTGCCTCCGGATGATTCCGGCAGGAATCGATCACTTGCCCTGGTCGTTCTTGCTGCTCAGTGTATTTACAGCTTTGCATTGTTAATCCCTTTCCGGTCATTAGATGCTGGACAGCAGCTTGTTGATAGTGTGCCTTGGCTTCCAGTTGTCGGCCTTGATTTCAGTCTCGGTGTGGACGGTTTGTCCCTTCCGCTTGTGCTGATGAATGCCGTCCTCTGTTTGGTTGCTGCTTTCGCCTCGCGTTCTGTTGATAATCGTTCCCGGCTTTACTTTTCACTGATCTTGGTGATCAGTGGGGCGGTAAATGGTGCTTTTCTGGCTCAGAACTTACTTCTATTTTTCATATTTTACGAGCTGGAGCTGATTCCCTTGTGGCTGCTGATCGCGATTTGGGGAGGCGCAAATCGAGCCTATGCGTCAACAAAGTTTTTGGTTATAACTGCAGTCTCGGGAATCCTTATTCTTGCTGCATTCCTAGGCATTGCTCTGATTACCGGTTCTGCAGATTTTGGGATTCGTCCAATTCTTGCTGGGCAGATGAGCTTACTAACCCAGTTGATTTTGATGGGCGCTCTCCTCGTTGGATTCGGCATCAAAATTCCTTTGTTTCCATTCCATACCTGGTTGCCTGACGCCCATACAGAGGCTTCAACACCGGTCTCTGTGTTGCTTGCAGGTGTTCTCCTCAAGCTGGGTACTTATGGTCTGCTGCGTTTCTGCCTGGGGCTCTTCCCCGAGGCTTGGTCTGTTGCCGCGCCATGGCTGGCTGGATGGGCGGCGATTTCGGTGTTGTATGGATCTCTCGCTGCCATCGCGCAATCAGACATGAAGCGCATGGTTGCCTACAGCTCGGTTGGGCATATGGGATATGTGTTGCTCGCGGCAGCTGCTGCAACGCCTTTGGCGATTATGGGTGCTCTCTTTCAGATGGTGAGCCATGGCCTGATCTCTGCAGTGCTGTTTCTGGCGGTTGGGGTCGTCTATGAACGAACGGGAACACGCGATCTCAATGTTCTCCGAGGATTGTTGAATCCTCAGCGAGGATTGCCTCTCACTGGGACACTCATGATTATTGGCGTGATGGCCAGTGCGGGTATTCCAGGGATGGCGGGCTTCATCTCCGAGTTCTTGATCTTCAAGGGGAGTTTCGAGCCCTTTCCCCTTGCCACCCTGTTTTCGATGATTGGTTCTGGTCTGACGGCGGTGTATTTCCTTTTGCTGGTTAATCGTGCCTTTTTTGGTCGGCTTGCAACGGTCTCAGGCGCCACTCCCAATCCGTCAATTCTCGGTAGGGTTCCGTTGGGTCAGCAGATTCCAGCATTGTCCATGTCTCTGCTGATCCTCATCCTTGGCTTGGCTCCCCACCTTTTGGTCGGACTCAGTCAGGCAGCTACGACACAGCTGAGTGAACTTGCCGCGCTGGTTCCAACAGGAGGTTTCGCATGATCACCACACCTCAACCGCTGCTCCAAAACCCAGCACAGGGTCTGCCTGATCAGGATGAACTCATTCGGCGTCTGCTGTCCGATACTCCCCTCCTGGCTGATACCGCTGATCACCTGTTGCAGGTTGTCAATGTTCTTGAAAGCTATGGTCTCGTTCTCGATGCCTATAGTCGAAATCTGATTCATCAAGGTAAAACTCAACTTCTCAATCCTTTCCCCGCATTCCGGTTTTTCCACGAAGGTTTTTCCATTGAACGTCTTTGGAATCATCTTCTTGGTGATCGTATCAATTTTGAATACGCTGAATACTGTCAGAAGGCGATGTTTTGGCATGGTACCGGCGGTATGGATGCGTATTTCGATTCGGATGAATTCCAAACTGCCTGTCAGCAGGTGATTGGTTTGCGAAGCCGTCGTGATCCATTGCTGCGGCTTGTCAATGCTCTTTATCCAGGATTCGCTCCGGAAGCGATCCGCTCGATGACCACGATTTACGCCCTTGGCCTGTTTTGGCGGGTGATGAGTGATGTGTTTATTGATCTTGCTCGTCGCTATCGAATCGGTGAAGTGGCTTGTGTTCTCGATGTCGTGCATCACATCCGTGATGGTCTTGTTGCTGCAGCTGCAAACCCAATCACTTACGAGGTGACTCTGGGGAAGGAGTCCGTGTGGCTGCTGCCGCCGCAGGCTGGGCTTACATTTCTTGTGGATGTGGCGGTTCCCTACGTGGAGGCTGTCTTCTTCCGTGGGATGCCATTCCTGGGCACGGTGTCATACAACGCTCAGGCCCGTCAGATCTCCCCTGATCAGAGTCAATTTAAATATGGTGCGCTGTATGCCGATCCCGTGCCCAGCATGGGGGCTGGGATTCCTCCAAGTCTTTGCATGCAGGATATGTACCGGAATCTTCCAGAGGAGTTGAGTTCCTGGTATGAGTCCCATGGCCGCTCTGACGCTGATGTGCACGTGCAGATCTGTGTGAGCTTTCAGAAGTCAATGTTCTGCGTTACGAATGCCGCCATTGCAGGCACCATGCCTCACCCCCTGGAGAGCTCGGATCCTGCTCATCAGGAGGCGAATCGCGCCTACGCTGGTGCTTGGGCTGGACGTCTGATGGGATGTCAACGAGGGGCTCTCCTCTAGCTTTCTTTCAGTTGGTCTGAAGCAGGAATGGATCAGTGGAACGAGCGCAAGCGTCCGGTTTGTCTTGAAAAGCGCTTTGAATTCTCAACCTATGGGGAAACTCGCGATTTTCTTGATCGCCTTGGATGCTTGAGTGAAGCTCAAGACCGCTTCCCCGATCTCAGCTTTGGCAAGACTTACGTCAACGTAACCCTGCGACCGTTGAGTGACGCTGAGGATGCAGCGTTGACAACCGACGACCACGCATTCGCCCAACGCATCGATGAGCTCGTTGATTGATCTCGCTTCTTCCTTCCACTCTTCCGGTGTTGCAGACGTTCTTCAGCAGCTTGATCAGGAGTTGATTGGTCTGCGTCCAGTTAAGACCCGCATTCGTGAGATTGCAGCCTTGTTGCTGGTTGATCAGGCACGGCGACAACTCGACCTGGTCAGTACTGCACCCAGTCTCCACATGTCCTTTACTGGTCAGCCTGGTACTGGGAAAACATCCGTGGCACTCCGCATGTCACTGATTCTGCATCGTTTGGGTTATCTCAGAAAAGGCCATGTCGTGACTGTTACGCGTGATGATTTAGTGGGGCAATACGTTGGCCATACAGCGCCTAAAACAAAAGAGATGATCAAGAGAGCCCATGGTGGAGTTCTTTTTATTGATGAAGCTTATTATCTTTACAAGCCTGGTAACGAACGTGATTATGGCGCTGAAGCGATTGAAATACTCTTGCAGGAGATGGAGTCACAGCGCAATGATCTTGTTGTGATTTTTGCTGGGTATAAAGATAAAATGAACGAGTTTTACCAATCCAATCCAGGCTTGTCCTCGCGCGTTGCTCATCATATTGATTTTCCGGACTATAATGAATCCGAATTATTGAAAATTACCACCTTGTTGTTGCACCAGCAGCAATACGAATTCAGCGCCGATGCTGTTGATGCTTTTAAAGCCTATATATCCAGGCGACGCCAGCTTCCTTTTTTCGCCAATGCTCGCTCCATGCGTAACGCAGTGGATCGCCTTCGTCTGAGGCAGGCCAATCGGCTGTTTTCGCAAATGCACAGCCCTGTGGAACGCAATGATTTGGTCACAATTGAGGCTGCCGATGTGCTGTCCAGTCGCGTGTTTCAGGGCGTTGTGGAGGGTGAGGATCCCTCCCTGCCTCTCACTGAGCCCCCGACTGTTGCTTGAGGTGCAGCGTCATGTAGGGCTGGCCTGCTCGAGGTCCCGCCGGATCAATGCCATCAGGTATGACGGCGCTTTGTAGCGTCCGGGTAGGCAGCGGTTGAGAGTCTCGAGGTGTCCCCAGCACACGGTTCTCTCGATCTCTTTGACCTCCCGCCCTTCCTTCAGGAGTCTTCGTAAAGCCTTGCAGTACAAGGGGTAACCCGCTTCCAGTTCGCCGATGGTCAGCTTGGCCTGGGGCATGAGGGTTGCTCGGGTGCAACTCTCAACCTATGAAACCGTCGGTCAGCTGTTGGGTCCAAGGCCTGCGAGGTGAAGGACCAATTGGCTGCTATGCGCTTTGGCGATCGCTTCGATGGTTTCAATCGGGTCCTGCAGCCAGCGAGCCACCTGAAGCATGGCCTTGAGATCGAGCGGTTGTGCCATCGACTGTTCGCCAATTCCGCTCAACCGGCACAATGCCATCCGCTCGACGCCTTGTTCCTCGAGCCAGAGTCTCAAGGGGACGCTGAGCTGTCGGTTGCAGGCTTCGATCCATAGATCCCAGTCACCTCCAAGGCCCTCCCCATCGTCGATGGGAATTTGCAGGCTGATCTGCAGGCTTTCACTGGGATCAAGCAGGGTGACGCTGGCTCGATGGGGGGTGAGCGCTGAATAGAGACGCTGCCAGCCGTGATTCACAAGCGATTGCGTCGCTTCCTCTCGTGCATTCAGCCAGGGGACCAGCCCCTCTGACGCTTGTTGACCAGCCTGTCCAGAGGAATGGAGCAACGCGTCCATAGCCAGCTTGAGTGATTGCTAAGGCACTAAGGGATGGACGCGTTTCCATGGCGTTGGCCCCGACACTTCATGCTGAGATCCGCATGGGTCGGGGCTCCTCGACGTTCAGCCCACGTAGGCAATGCAATCGATCTCGACTCGTGATCCCTTGGGCAATGCAGCCACCTGGACGCAGGCTCTGGCAGGACTGACCCCATCGCCGAATCGTTCGGCATAGATCGCATTGACCGCTTGGAAATCGTTCAGATCCACCAGGTACACCGTTGTGCGCACGACTCGGGATGGATCGGTGCCTGCTGCTTTCAGCACAGCATCAAGGTTTTTCAGCACCTGGCGCGTTTCTGCTTCCACATCGCCTCCACCCACCATGTCTCCGCTGATGGGGTCGAGGGGAATCTGCCCGGAGCAGTACAGCCAACCATTGGCTTGAACCGCCTGGTTATAAGGACCCACCGGAGCTGGAGCTTGGTCGGTGATCACGGCCTGAAGCGGCGCTGCGGACATGGTCGAGCTTCACAATGAAACTGCATCTTCGCGTTTCGTGCCGATGGGGGCGTTGCCCGTTGAGATCGATGGCCTCTGGCATCGCTATGGCGGATCCGCTGATGATTGGACCCTTCAGGGGATTGATCTCAAGCTTCACAACGGGGAGTTGGTGGGCTTGTTGGGGCCGTCCGGCTGCGGGAAAACCACGTTGTTGCGGTTAATTGCCGGTTTTGAGACCCCCACCCGCGGGGTTGTGCGCCTCCACGGTCGCGATGTGGCGACCCCAGGGCGATCTCTGGCCCCAGAGCGGCGTGGTGTGGGCATGGTGTTTCAGGACTATGCGCTGTTCCCGCATCTCAATGCCTGGGACAACACCTGCTTTGGCCTGCGCCGCGGACAGGACTCAAGCCGGGCTACTTGGCTTTTGGAATTGCTCGGCCTTGAGCGGCTCCAGCAGCGCTATCCCCATGAACTGTCGGGTGGGCAGCGACAGCGCTTGGCCCTGGCACGTGCTCTGGCACCCGCCCCGTCGGTGGTGCTTCTGGATGAACCGTTCTCCAATCTTGATGTGGAGGTCAGGTTGCGGTTACGCAGTGAACTCCCCGCCGTGCTGAGTGCTTGTAATGCCAGCGGAGTGCTTGTC
The sequence above is a segment of the Synechococcus sp. PROS-7-1 genome. Coding sequences within it:
- a CDS encoding BMC domain-containing protein, which produces MATSSSSPRRRTTRSSAAANKTVDVKPVATPASTSPVPASTSPVPASSSPAPAASSSPAASTGSTAASSTSTRSSASRSTSGTTRRSTTRRSAATGSGGRGSVAKPAPTSPAPAAQPIQGIALGMIETRGMVPAIEAADAMTKAAEVCLISREYVGGGYVTVMVRGETGAVNAAVRAGADACERVGDGLVAAHIIARPHQEVEPALIATNVRRRS
- a CDS encoding NAD(P)H-quinone oxidoreductase subunit F — its product is MTSALTLPLQTAWLIPIYGLAGMIVSLPWAFGWFRRDAHKPPAYLNILLTLLAVVHGSLVLRDVMLTGPALIRVPWLSVADLNLEISFSLSLTNVSALELITGLSLLSQIYSLGYMDKEWALARFFALLGFFEGAMSGVVLSDSLFQSYFLLEMLTLSTYLLVGFWYAQPLVVTAARDAFLTKRVGDVLLLMSVVAVTAWSGVTSFEDLYSWSAQKTLLPLAATLLGLGLIAGPTGKCAQFPMHLWLDEAMEGPNPASILRNSVVVTCGAIVLLKVMPLLQNAPVTLVVLQVIGSISAIGGSLVSIAQVDIKRTLSYSTTAYLGLVFIAISLQVPVLALLLLYAHAVSKALLSMSVGGVIASTNCQDITELGGLASRMPATTGSFLIGGAGLVGLLPLGGFLCLAQAVELIGAREAIFVPVFLVTNVLTALNLTRVFRQVFLGESLAKTRRAAEVNWLMALPMVALSVIVLLTPLLLIRLESLDGLLAFPLWAAALVVISGMIGLLIGALIPLNKAWSRSLNPLLRWCQDLFENDFYTERFYRVTIVNVVASFARLAGWFDRNVVDGVLHGLARLSLQSAEGLKLSISGQTQSYVLTVIAAIVILLSSLSWVLN
- a CDS encoding CsoS2 family carboxysome shell protein, which gives rise to MARLSSRELALERRKALTTSGKKSSVAAGDGANRVRTAADARPTRTDAAAAVEPTAPAVAAPVKPAVSFTPASPSRSSQVKPQRHPSRDLVLARRDALSRRGKIADTSRDRNRADVARQSQVSAPAVEQTKTCGCGGQRAAEQAPLSAPPTTLKPRSDRRSATPKRRALENPSRALVLARRDAMSKHGKTAGKQPTSAAAVARQANPDLTSRELAQQVRELRAKAGARNKQSAGVTRPSGPNRHGAKQAAAADAHWKVGESTTTSGQTVTGTQANRSVKTTGNEASTCRSITGTEYLGAEVFQTFCQQAPEPTTPAKVRVSATSHGNRVTGNEVGRSDKVTGDEPGTCKNVTGTEYISANQSAAYCGGGQVSPRKVGHSLTQQGRPVSGVMVGRSSSVTGDEAGAGRSLTGDQYLGSDPLPEGRPAPKVGLSGTLSGTGVTGTMVGRSSQVTGDEFGSCHRVTGDQYISAEQVNSFCGAKPEPEAAKVGFSVTNRNQVVSGTRTGRSERVTGDEPGSCQAVTGTPYAGLEQAGQHCGTSAVQAIRERTPVRPGTPSAAMTGIQPGVGGVMTGDQRGACEAITGTPYMGADQLAQACGKDAPAGTDTHGQTPEGAAWTRFSVMSPARAAQQQRDAQGSVTGTSYEEGNRITGPFDMAGGKVTGTEQFRFDNREFQRRHFQATPPVADAPVTMDEDQHPVSRVTGEGSARKVTGDDWDRGEHVTGTEGASARRRNPSRTGPMSAMSPFERKRNDAIEWPVSRVTGSSGNTEKGSLITVSGGARG
- a CDS encoding carboxysome peptide A, which produces MLIVKVIKPLVSTNRIPDFEHKHLQVVQDGSTKKVAVDAVGAKPGDWVICVSSSAAREAAGSKSYPSDLTIVGIIDHWEPDPPKPPAPPSAPAPPSAAAPTSTPPANPSGGASS
- a CDS encoding carboxysome peptide B, translating into MEIMQVMGTLVCTFRVAGLDHMHLRVLRNSKGKQLVAVDPVGAREGNWVFTASGSAARHACPDNKVLTDLTIGGIIDFWNPDG
- a CDS encoding NADH-quinone oxidoreductase subunit M: MLTILLLIPFLGALMISVLPPDDSGRNRSLALVVLAAQCIYSFALLIPFRSLDAGQQLVDSVPWLPVVGLDFSLGVDGLSLPLVLMNAVLCLVAAFASRSVDNRSRLYFSLILVISGAVNGAFLAQNLLLFFIFYELELIPLWLLIAIWGGANRAYASTKFLVITAVSGILILAAFLGIALITGSADFGIRPILAGQMSLLTQLILMGALLVGFGIKIPLFPFHTWLPDAHTEASTPVSVLLAGVLLKLGTYGLLRFCLGLFPEAWSVAAPWLAGWAAISVLYGSLAAIAQSDMKRMVAYSSVGHMGYVLLAAAAATPLAIMGALFQMVSHGLISAVLFLAVGVVYERTGTRDLNVLRGLLNPQRGLPLTGTLMIIGVMASAGIPGMAGFISEFLIFKGSFEPFPLATLFSMIGSGLTAVYFLLLVNRAFFGRLATVSGATPNPSILGRVPLGQQIPALSMSLLILILGLAPHLLVGLSQAATTQLSELAALVPTGGFA
- a CDS encoding carboxysome shell carbonic anhydrase is translated as MVRSMPFRGGRPQAPTAPTRRQLSAQNGQPSTSTGASIPLTRSATRSSALQRRQALTTAGKAAVVNSGSVTAGRVRTQQDRPRRSNQQPGWVKKSSQPSKSTVNLSRSSLPWAVDLHPLTDQQQNTHLQAYESEVKGRFDRIVPVLKQVSVLQHEPDFIAQAQRLARAELGFDLPDHILEQSWVRPLDMRALFAWCVFQSHQKFSDHFFQEDPLQGANGGAGSEAFEAFLLECGFHLLDVTPCADGRLAHTIAYALRIPFSAVRRRSHAGAMFDVENTVNRWVKTEHRRFREQIPNEAHAATRYLKVVAYHFSSVDPLHQGCAAHGSDDCLAASSGLRRLLDFKEAVENSFCCGASVDLLLIGLDTDTDAIRVHVPDQKGDIRLDQWLCGKALYDSTVSLTPQQAHEAVEAAVSTHVASPPDSGMVRFISRLLMNNFSQQDYVLSQHRGPYPDAGHAERFIGVGIGFKEVHLRNLTYFAHLDTVEQGAPDLDVGVKIFKGLNVSRDLPIPVVVRFDYSGKVPGARDRAIADCHRIQLAINDRYAPLVSEGLLHTLLTIRDRDQPHSAVVVGSTLDPVQQEAH